cactgggttggtacttctgcagcgatgtaggatgatttttaaatgatttttgaagttgagggtgaaaatgagatggtagtttttcaacataacctcactgtcttgaaccagaaaaaaacggttgagacagagcaagacaagatgagcgtttgaggttaaaaagtatgtaaattgtaattataatcaaaaaataactgatcgttttgctagataagacctcagctgggatcgtttacaactgcatttgggatcgcttgaagccgcatttaaactgcattttggaagttcaatctcagggcactatagaagtccactatatggagaaaaagcctgaaatgttttcctgaaaaaacaacatttctttacgactgaagaaagaaagacatgaacatcttgaatgacaagtgGGTGAAACAtcacctgtaaatttttgttctggaagtcaagttctcctttaaatgattataaatgaatgaagaattaaaaaaagagaaagtaaaacacaacacaaatgtatgGTTGTTCTCTTAAAGCAAAACACACACAGTTGCATTTGAAGATCCTCAGATCCAGTTTACCAATATTCCTATTAATTTTGCAGAGCCCACATCTCTCCATCCATCTGTTCTTCACTCAGAGACCAGCATCCCAGCAGAAAACAACAGGAGGGGGGCGGAGCCTCGTGCTCTCGCCGTTTCCAGCTCGCGCTCTGATAAGCTGGAGGGACGTGTCTCAAGCTCCGCCCATGAGAACCGCACCAGGTATTTAATTCCCATGAGTATGAGTGGATCACATGAGTATCCCGTGAATATGAGCTAAGTACAGCAAATTTGACTTagagttcacctaaaaataaacaaaattactcaccctcatgtcgttccaaacccgtaagacctttgttcatcttcagaacacaaattaagatatttttggtgaaatctgagagctttctttaCATAGACAGCAGTGGAACCAaaacattcaaggtccagaaaggtagtaaggacaatcgattaaaatagtccatgtgacatcagtggtttaactgtaatgttatgaagctacgagaatattttttgtgcgcaaagaaaactaaaaaaacgACTTTATTCACAGGAGTACCACTCTTGTGGTATAATGATGCAAagtcattattattgttttctctgcacacaaaatattctcgtagcttcataacattatagttaaaccactgatgtcacatggacaattttactGAGGTCcttatcagtgttggggaaagttacttttaaaagtaatgcgttacaatattgagttactccctaaaaaagtaacttattacattactttttatggaaagtaatgttacgttacttttgcgttactttttaaatctgggcagggcttgcttgtttgttttaatataaaaagttctacttttggcaaatgtaaaagccttttcacaccaaaagccgcaggcttagagaaaagtaaattcgcgtctgtacagtagaccgcagaagaaaaaatgtcaactcttcagcaataaaaaaaggaaaacaaatgttagattatcttgagtaatttttgcttattagtatggatgaattggatcatcgaaggtcggcagcaaagacatcggttaataaaatcgGATTAaaaacataaaggatatttgtattatttaacatttaattattgcaggtttttattcattttgagcaaTACTTTATCTGTTttttgagtgagatgaattaatgcatgtttacatttattctagaactaaggTAACATCTTACTCATGATTTCTCTCAACAAGGGGActggagagcttttaatcaataaatggggggaaaagtaactggcattacttatttaaaaaagtaactcagatattttcttgtcaattaaaaagtaatgtgttactttactagttacttggaaaaagtaatattattttgcttaacttgcgttacttgtaatgcgccCAACActggtccttactacctttctggctctTGAACGCGACGGTGGCGTTACTGtttatgcaggatcagaaagctctcgggtttcatcaaaaatatctttataatatataatatatttgtgTTTCCGAAGCTGAATAAGGGTctcacaggtttgaaacaacatgagggtgagtaattaatgacagaagctCATCAGTTTTTGGTTTATCTAGCAGGAGAGGCTCTTCTGAAAGGCTCTCCAGACTCACATCCACTGTCAAACCACTGATGGAGGCGTCGGCAGAAGCTGTGATTGACATCAAGCCCGATCTGGACGATGACCTCATTGGCTACGACCCTCTGGAGCAGAGCTTGCCATCTCGGGCTTTATACAGTCGCCCGATTGCGGACAGGCCACGGCCGGCGGTGGAGTCTTTAAGACAGTCTGCAGGCGCTTACAGGTCGTCAGATGTCACGAGAGGTCAGGAAAGGTCAGGCTCCAGCCATGGCCGCAGCTACAGGAGCTCAGCGGAGAGCAGCAGGGTGAGTGAATTTTGATTTATTGTGAAAGCATAAGTTCAGTCCGTGATGCCATAGCTCATCGACTCATTGAATGTCACTTCTCTGGCAGGAATTATCTCGGAAACGAAAGGCGCCTGTGGCCAGTTCAGTAGTTCGGGTTCACAGAGGTCATGAGCGCGGACAGGAGAGTGATGATCTGAATGAGGAGGAGGATGAAGACGAAGAGGAGTATGGACTTGCCAGTAAAGTGTCTCTGCCATCGAAACCTGAACGCAAGTATGTCCCTCTCTGAAATAATGGAAAAGAGATTTTTGAAGTATGGTTATTAATAATTGTTAACTTCTACCAGATTAATTTGGTGTTTGTGTGTTTCACAGGCCTTCCCTTCCACCAGCCAAACAAGCCAACAAAAATCTCATCCTCAAAGCAATCTCAGAAGCTCAGGAATCCATCAACAAGACTACTACATACACAGGTTCAACATATGCATTTACTATTAGAATTAATAGTAACAGTTGATTTAACAGTGTGgttgcagttgaggtcaaaagtttacataaaccttgcagaatctgcaaaaggttaattattttaccaaaataagaggggtcatacaaaatgcatgttatttttttttttatctagtactgacctgaataagatatttcacataaggcgtttccacaagaaaaaaataataaccctgtttaaaagtttacatagactttattcataatactgtgttaatgatacattaagagccaggggtgtaaacttttgaacagaatagagatgtgtacatttttcttattttgtttgaatatcatactttttttcatttagtactgctcttcagaagctacagaagatacttacatatttctcagaagacaaaataagttaaaattgccctgatcttcaaattcaaaaagttttcacccccagctcttaatgcattttttcctctgaagcatcagtgaaccttTGAACTTtaatgtgtcccttgtttgtcctgaacacctaaactgcccactgttcttcagaaaagtccttcaggtcccacaaatttggttttacagcatttttgtgtatttgattttgaaccctttccaacaatcactgtatgattttgagatccatcttttcacactgaggacactgagggactcatatgcaactattacagaaggttcaaacattcttTGATGGAaagacgatgcattaagagccggggggttcaaatacacaaaaatgctgtgtcaaaataagaaaaaatctccattgtgttcaaaagtttacaccccccagctcttaatgcatgttgttttttttgtttgctttttttcatctaatatgtccattttgttttagctttatttcaattaacagaattttttttaatagtattagttttagttaattataataaccctggtttttaTATTCTCACGTCCAGTTCCGCCGCGTCAGATGGTTCCTGTAGCGCCACGGACACGTTCGGCAAGTGATGAGATGAATAATGCTGCAATCCGATTGGTCCAGGAGCACCTGCACGCGCTCACGCCCCAGGACACGCTGCACAACAGTGAGTGTCTGTTGCTTAAAGAAATATTGTGTTGACAGAAGGAACATGAAATCaaaaaaacttttggaatttttttttcccGTTTTGCAGCACAATCCATAGCTTTAGCATCTCGTCTGCAGTTGGAGCTTCCAGAAGAGGACAGTCGAGAGCAGCTCAGTGATTACCGTGAGGAATATCAAATAATTTTGACCTTTGACAGCAAAGACCATCTTTGTTGTACTATGGAAATTGTTTAGTCACATTCTGTGATGCTCGGTAGTCTCATATAGCCAGACCTTTGACTAAACACACACTTATAAAGGAGGAGACCATCTGATTAACATGTAAAACAACTAACTGTTTAGTTATCTAAatatacactatcattcaaagaatcttggggggaaaaaaataaaaatattaattagcaCAGTTGTTATCAACAtttacaataataaatgtttcttgaacagcagatcagcatattagaatgatttctgaaggatcatgtgacactgaagactggcgtaatgatgctgaaaattcagctttgatcacagaaataaattacattttaaaatatattcagatagaaaacagttattttaaattataaaaatatttcacaatattactacttttactgtatttttttttaacaaataaatgcaaattttaTTGAGCGTGCAACTTCTTTTAAAAACGTTTGACCAGTAGTGTTCTTACTcagatttgtgtttttattttgtaattcagAGCTGCAGGTTTTAGAGGCGACGAGACTCAACGCTCTGGACACACGTTCATTCATCATGAGGAAGCCGGAGCTTGAACAGACTCCACCAGTCAGGAGCAGGCTTggtgctgtcaatcaaaccgaaGACCCGCCCATCGCATCCCGAATGGTGCAGGCCAGGTATGGCAGACAGTTTTCAACCAAAAACATGTTAAGGGCTATGTTTTTATGTATAAACACTAACATGCAGAAGTTTttaaactgtaagatttttaatggggttttttttttaagtctcttctgcacacatagtacagcaaaaacagtaaaattttgaaatattttaactatttaaaataactgttttctatttaaatatatttaaaaatgtaatttattcctgtgattaaagctatattttcagtgtcattactccagtcttcagtgttacatgaagaaatttttttattattataatcaatatttaaaacagctgagtacatttttttttttttcaggatagatctttctttgaatagaaagatccaaagatcagcatttatctgaaataaaaagcttttgtaaccttatacaatataccattcaaaagcttagagtcagtataattttttttctgaacgcaagaaattatagaaattaatacttttatttagcaaggatgttttaaattgattataagttatgataaatacatttataatgttacaaaaaattctattttagataaatgctgttcttctgaactttctattcatcacagaaacctgaaaaaaatctactccgctgttttcaacataataataataatagctttgAAATCATttaggaataagttacattttaaaatatatttaaatagaaagcagttattttaaataatacaaaaatttcatttttactgtttttactgtactttgaatcaaataaatgcaggcttggtgagcagaaggggcttcttcaaaaacataaatcttactctttaaaaacttttgactggtagtgtatgtttgaaAGAAGTCTTAAGCTCATCAAGGCTTGTTAAttggataaaaaatacagtaaaaacagtaatattatgaaatattattattattattatttacaataactgttttctatttgaatatattttaagatgtaattttttcctgtgatgcaaagctgtattttcagcatcattacttcagtcttcagtatcTCATGCTCTTCCTCTACAGAGAGAGAGCGGAGATCGGGGAAGCAGCGAGTCCAAAGTTCATCGTGACATTAGATGGAGTTCCCAGTCCGTTAGCAAACCGCACAGATCAGGAGATGGAGCCTGAGGACGAGTTTAATACGACCCCTGACCTTCCAGTAAATAACGGACCCAAACCTGCCGTCCACCTCAGACTCGGCactgactttgtaaacactggtggTAAGACAAAGGACctcatgtatatgtatatatgtaaccATACAGTTGTTTTTCTGGAAAATATTCCTGAAGATTTCTTACAGATTTCCTCTGCTCACCCTTATTCT
The window above is part of the Garra rufa chromosome 13, GarRuf1.0, whole genome shotgun sequence genome. Proteins encoded here:
- the zc3h14 gene encoding zinc finger CCCH domain-containing protein 14 isoform X2; the encoded protein is MEIGTEISKKIRSAIKGKLQELGAYVDEELPDYIMVMVANKKNPKQMADDLSLFLGNNTIKFTVWLHGVLDKLRSVAVEPTSLHPSVLHSETSIPAENNRRGAEPRALAVSSSRSDKLEGRVSSSAHENRTRRGSSERLSRLTSTVKPLMEASAEAVIDIKPDLDDDLIGYDPLEQSLPSRALYSRPIADRPRPAVESLRQSAGAYRSSDVTRGQERSGSSHGRSYRSSAESSRELSRKRKAPVASSVVRVHRGHERGQESDDLNEEEDEDEEEYGLASKVSLPSKPERKPSLPPAKQANKNLILKAISEAQESINKTTTYTVPPRQMVPVAPRTRSASDEMNNAAIRLVQEHLHALTPQDTLHNTQSIALASRLQLELPEEDSREQLSDYQLQVLEATRLNALDTRSFIMRKPELEQTPPVRSRLGAVNQTEDPPIASRMVQARERAEIGEAASPKFIVTLDGVPSPLANRTDQEMEPEDEFNTTPDLPVNNGPKPAVHLRLGTDFVNTGDEVEDMDVEPVQAKRQKLPERCKFWPACKTGDDCLYHHPNSQCKMFPNCKFGNKCLFIHPNCKFDAKCSKADCPFTHVSRRLNSNPTRAEPAPTSTVCHFFPECKKLECPFYHPKPCRFAAQCKRAGCTFYHPTVAVPPRSALKWTKTQSS
- the zc3h14 gene encoding zinc finger CCCH domain-containing protein 14 isoform X1; protein product: MEIGTEISKKIRSAIKGKLQELGAYVDEELPDYIMVMVANKKNPKQMADDLSLFLGNNTIKFTVWLHGVLDKLRSVAVEPTSLHPSVLHSETSIPAENNRRGAEPRALAVSSSRSDKLEGRVSSSAHENRTSRRGSSERLSRLTSTVKPLMEASAEAVIDIKPDLDDDLIGYDPLEQSLPSRALYSRPIADRPRPAVESLRQSAGAYRSSDVTRGQERSGSSHGRSYRSSAESSRELSRKRKAPVASSVVRVHRGHERGQESDDLNEEEDEDEEEYGLASKVSLPSKPERKPSLPPAKQANKNLILKAISEAQESINKTTTYTVPPRQMVPVAPRTRSASDEMNNAAIRLVQEHLHALTPQDTLHNTQSIALASRLQLELPEEDSREQLSDYQLQVLEATRLNALDTRSFIMRKPELEQTPPVRSRLGAVNQTEDPPIASRMVQARERAEIGEAASPKFIVTLDGVPSPLANRTDQEMEPEDEFNTTPDLPVNNGPKPAVHLRLGTDFVNTGDEVEDMDVEPVQAKRQKLPERCKFWPACKTGDDCLYHHPNSQCKMFPNCKFGNKCLFIHPNCKFDAKCSKADCPFTHVSRRLNSNPTRAEPAPTSTVCHFFPECKKLECPFYHPKPCRFAAQCKRAGCTFYHPTVAVPPRSALKWTKTQSS
- the zc3h14 gene encoding zinc finger CCCH domain-containing protein 14 isoform X3; amino-acid sequence: MEIGTEISKKIRSAIKGKLQELGAYVDEELPDYIMVMVANKKNPKQMADDLSLFLGNNTIKFTVWLHGVLDKLRSVAVETSIPAENNRRGAEPRALAVSSSRSDKLEGRVSSSAHENRTSRRGSSERLSRLTSTVKPLMEASAEAVIDIKPDLDDDLIGYDPLEQSLPSRALYSRPIADRPRPAVESLRQSAGAYRSSDVTRGQERSGSSHGRSYRSSAESSRELSRKRKAPVASSVVRVHRGHERGQESDDLNEEEDEDEEEYGLASKVSLPSKPERKPSLPPAKQANKNLILKAISEAQESINKTTTYTVPPRQMVPVAPRTRSASDEMNNAAIRLVQEHLHALTPQDTLHNTQSIALASRLQLELPEEDSREQLSDYQLQVLEATRLNALDTRSFIMRKPELEQTPPVRSRLGAVNQTEDPPIASRMVQARERAEIGEAASPKFIVTLDGVPSPLANRTDQEMEPEDEFNTTPDLPVNNGPKPAVHLRLGTDFVNTGDEVEDMDVEPVQAKRQKLPERCKFWPACKTGDDCLYHHPNSQCKMFPNCKFGNKCLFIHPNCKFDAKCSKADCPFTHVSRRLNSNPTRAEPAPTSTVCHFFPECKKLECPFYHPKPCRFAAQCKRAGCTFYHPTVAVPPRSALKWTKTQSS